The Sorangiineae bacterium MSr11367 genome window below encodes:
- a CDS encoding dienelactone hydrolase family protein, with translation MTTRVEFAGKNGETVKGDLALPEGSAKAPAVIVLQEWWGVNDHIRSIATRLASAGFLAIAPDLYDGEEVPLTNEARASERMDGLDWGRAISQIAAAVAYAKSHPRSTGKVGVTGFCMGGALSFVTATQLEGLSAVVPFYGIPPKAEYAKVTAPILTHVAKHDQWVTPEKADAVKRELESHGKSIELHVYDADHAFFNDTRAKVYSAENAKVAWDRTIAFLKKHLA, from the coding sequence ATGACCACACGCGTTGAATTTGCAGGGAAGAATGGCGAGACCGTCAAGGGCGACCTCGCCCTACCCGAGGGAAGCGCAAAGGCGCCGGCAGTCATCGTTCTGCAGGAATGGTGGGGCGTGAACGATCACATCCGCTCGATTGCCACGCGCCTCGCGAGCGCCGGGTTCCTTGCCATCGCGCCGGATTTGTACGACGGCGAAGAGGTGCCACTCACCAACGAAGCGCGCGCCTCGGAGCGGATGGACGGCCTCGATTGGGGGCGCGCCATTTCGCAGATCGCCGCGGCGGTGGCCTATGCGAAGTCGCACCCGCGTTCCACGGGCAAGGTTGGCGTGACGGGATTCTGCATGGGCGGCGCGCTCTCCTTCGTGACCGCGACCCAGCTCGAGGGACTCTCCGCCGTGGTCCCGTTCTATGGCATTCCGCCGAAGGCCGAATACGCCAAGGTCACGGCGCCGATCCTCACGCACGTGGCCAAGCACGATCAATGGGTTACGCCGGAAAAGGCCGATGCGGTGAAGCGCGAGCTCGAGTCACACGGCAAATCAATCGAGCTTCACGTGTATGACGCCGATCATGCGTTCTTCAATGACACGCGCGCCAAGGTCTACTCGGCGGAGAACGCAAAGGTTGCGTGGGATCGCACGATTGCGTTTTTGAAAAAGCATCTCGCGTAA
- a CDS encoding cupredoxin domain-containing protein: MRMVLVGAFVLSLWGSVGCSKSDEAAQVPAGGELKVEANEKGFTPSAIAVKKGATSHLVFTRTSEQTCATEVVFPDLGINKELPLNKPVSIDIPADQDKTLTFACGMNMYKGQVVVK, translated from the coding sequence ATGAGGATGGTTCTCGTAGGTGCGTTCGTGTTGAGCCTCTGGGGTAGCGTCGGATGCAGCAAGTCGGATGAGGCAGCGCAGGTGCCCGCCGGCGGCGAGCTGAAGGTGGAGGCCAACGAGAAAGGCTTCACCCCCAGTGCGATTGCGGTGAAAAAGGGTGCAACCTCGCACCTGGTGTTCACCCGCACAAGCGAGCAAACGTGCGCCACCGAGGTGGTGTTCCCCGATCTGGGCATCAACAAAGAGCTTCCCTTGAACAAGCCGGTGTCGATCGACATCCCCGCCGATCAGGACAAAACGCTGACGTTTGCCTGCGGCATGAACATGTACAAGGGCCAGGTCGTCGTTAAGTAA
- the bioA gene encoding adenosylmethionine--8-amino-7-oxononanoate transaminase, whose protein sequence is MTRDEIVARDKAHVWHPYTAMDEYLAGDPLVIARAKGAWLEDVDGRRYLDGNSSWYTATLGHAHPRVVAAMRRQAEEGLLHCSLAGTTHEPAARLAEELVAIAPPGLTRVFYTDNGSGSVEVALRMALQLYGQNGAPKKRGALALEGAFHGDTLGAASLGGLEVFRRVVGDIGLTCVRVPVPDVDAHARAFDTLARLLREKADETAAIIIEPMVQAAAGMRIYDPAFLRELRALADRHDVMLIADEVFTGYGRTGPMWAVNHAGIAPDIMCIGKAFSAILPMAATLASERVFDGFRGTKDRALYYGHTFCGNPLGAALAREVLAIYREEQILERAKEKSLLIERAFARIAEIPGVARVRHLGMVGAADLGQGYLGKIGWRVYDEARRRGAYLRPLGDTVYVTPPLTISNDDLTQLLGIVEESVRAVLT, encoded by the coding sequence ATGACCCGCGACGAAATCGTTGCCCGAGACAAGGCGCACGTCTGGCACCCGTACACCGCGATGGACGAGTACCTCGCCGGCGATCCGCTGGTGATCGCGCGCGCCAAGGGCGCGTGGCTCGAGGACGTGGACGGCCGGCGCTACCTCGATGGCAATAGCTCGTGGTACACGGCCACACTCGGCCATGCGCACCCGCGCGTGGTGGCGGCGATGCGGCGGCAGGCCGAAGAAGGGCTCCTCCATTGCTCGCTCGCAGGCACCACGCACGAACCGGCGGCGCGCTTGGCCGAGGAGCTCGTGGCCATCGCCCCGCCCGGGCTAACGCGTGTATTCTACACGGACAACGGCTCCGGCTCCGTCGAGGTGGCGCTTCGCATGGCGCTGCAGCTGTACGGGCAGAACGGCGCGCCGAAGAAGCGCGGGGCCTTGGCCCTCGAGGGCGCCTTTCACGGCGACACCTTGGGCGCGGCGAGCCTCGGCGGGCTCGAGGTCTTTCGCCGCGTGGTCGGAGACATCGGCCTCACCTGCGTGCGCGTTCCGGTGCCAGATGTCGACGCGCACGCGCGCGCGTTCGACACGCTCGCGCGACTGTTGCGCGAAAAGGCCGACGAGACTGCGGCCATCATCATCGAGCCGATGGTGCAGGCTGCCGCGGGCATGCGCATCTACGATCCGGCGTTCTTGCGCGAGCTTCGCGCGTTGGCCGATCGGCACGACGTGATGCTCATCGCCGACGAAGTGTTCACCGGCTATGGCCGCACCGGTCCCATGTGGGCGGTGAACCATGCCGGGATCGCGCCGGACATCATGTGCATCGGCAAGGCCTTCTCGGCGATCCTTCCCATGGCGGCCACCCTCGCGAGCGAACGGGTCTTCGATGGCTTCCGCGGAACGAAAGATCGAGCGCTCTATTACGGGCACACCTTCTGCGGGAATCCGCTGGGCGCGGCCCTCGCGCGCGAGGTGTTGGCCATCTACCGCGAGGAGCAGATCCTCGAGCGCGCCAAGGAAAAGAGCCTCCTCATTGAGCGCGCCTTCGCGCGCATCGCCGAGATCCCCGGGGTGGCACGCGTGCGTCACCTCGGCATGGTCGGCGCGGCGGATCTCGGGCAGGGCTACCTCGGCAAGATCGGATGGCGCGTCTACGATGAGGCCCGCCGCCGCGGCGCCTACTTGAGACCGTTGGGCGACACCGTCTACGTGACGCCGCCGCTCACCATCTCGAACGACGACCTCACGCAGCTGCTCGGCATCGTCGAGGAGAGCGTGCGCGCCGTTCTTACTTAA
- a CDS encoding ATP-binding protein produces MYGGRISGYGTAKLDWTFGALCGSLAVYAFVGLYSAFVWSREAWASDLVFFALFAFSQFGYSLTQLFHLSHAGPHDGRFGFACVVIGLLAVMHHAERRASVAQTRRWLWFAYGGGLFACVLDAANILQQQDDISGWSALFQSRLTALGITIVLLLACGVGVATYRLARLYLEGMKDALPVTAGMFLLFLTMVHEAMVSTGALGGSGIGRLGFVAFLLGGSGSYAFRYSAVSRELEARTEELEHTTRELRKSYRDLHSAQEELGRKEQLAVVGELAAVVAHEVRNPLAVITNAVAGLRRPTLPRDDQTTLLGILEEETTRLNRLVSDLLRYARPVNVQKSKIRISDLLDRALQLAKIKAKSIEVATKYHVENPHVWGDPSLLRQVFDNLVENAVQAMSHGGTLSLHVDRRQDDGFDGFAVHIRDTGEGMDTIVRLRARDPFFTTRPSGTGLGLAIVDRIVEAHGGFLLIESRAGEGTTVTVCLPAGADDVNQADLERAAKLRGGLPS; encoded by the coding sequence GTGTACGGAGGGAGAATCTCCGGCTATGGTACCGCCAAGTTGGATTGGACCTTCGGCGCCCTTTGCGGCAGTCTCGCGGTATATGCCTTCGTAGGCCTCTACTCGGCCTTCGTCTGGTCGCGTGAAGCGTGGGCCAGCGATCTCGTATTTTTCGCGCTGTTCGCGTTTTCTCAATTTGGCTATTCGCTCACGCAGCTGTTCCACCTCTCGCACGCCGGCCCGCACGATGGTCGATTCGGGTTTGCCTGCGTGGTCATCGGGCTGCTCGCGGTCATGCACCATGCGGAGCGCCGGGCCAGTGTGGCGCAGACGCGGCGATGGCTATGGTTCGCGTACGGCGGAGGGCTCTTCGCGTGCGTCCTCGACGCCGCGAACATCTTGCAGCAGCAAGACGACATCTCCGGTTGGTCGGCGCTCTTTCAGAGCCGGCTGACGGCGCTGGGCATCACCATCGTGCTGCTCCTCGCCTGTGGTGTGGGCGTGGCCACCTATCGCCTGGCGCGTCTTTACCTCGAAGGGATGAAGGACGCGCTGCCGGTCACCGCCGGCATGTTCCTCTTGTTTCTCACCATGGTGCACGAGGCCATGGTGTCGACCGGTGCACTCGGCGGATCGGGCATCGGCCGGCTTGGGTTCGTCGCGTTCTTGCTGGGCGGGTCGGGCTCGTACGCGTTCCGCTATTCCGCCGTGAGCCGTGAGCTCGAGGCGCGGACCGAGGAGCTCGAGCACACCACGCGCGAGCTTCGAAAGTCGTACCGCGATCTCCACTCCGCACAAGAGGAGCTCGGGCGCAAAGAGCAGCTCGCGGTGGTCGGCGAGTTGGCCGCGGTGGTCGCGCACGAGGTTCGCAATCCGCTGGCCGTGATCACCAATGCCGTCGCAGGCCTGCGCAGGCCCACCCTGCCCCGCGACGATCAAACGACGCTGCTGGGCATTTTGGAAGAAGAGACGACGCGCCTCAATCGACTGGTGTCGGATTTGTTGCGGTATGCGCGTCCGGTCAATGTTCAAAAGTCGAAGATTCGCATATCGGATCTTCTCGATCGGGCCCTGCAGCTCGCGAAGATCAAGGCCAAGAGCATCGAGGTCGCGACCAAGTACCACGTGGAGAATCCGCACGTGTGGGGCGACCCGAGCCTCCTTCGCCAGGTGTTCGACAACCTAGTGGAGAACGCGGTGCAGGCCATGTCGCACGGCGGCACGCTGTCGCTCCACGTCGATCGGCGCCAGGACGACGGCTTCGATGGATTCGCCGTCCACATCCGCGACACCGGCGAGGGCATGGACACCATCGTGCGCCTGCGCGCGCGCGATCCGTTCTTCACGACGCGCCCCAGCGGCACCGGGCTCGGCCTGGCCATCGTCGATCGCATCGTCGAGGCTCACGGCGGTTTCTTGCTCATCGAGAGCCGCGCCGGCGAAGGCACCACCGTCACCGTCTGCCTCCCCGCGGGCGCCGACGACGTGAACCAGGCCGACCTCGAACGCGCCGCCAAGCTCCGTGGCGGTCTCCCTTCCTGA